The Bacillus sp. Marseille-Q1617 genome has a segment encoding these proteins:
- a CDS encoding S9 family peptidase, with protein sequence MKMTGKTYPTIKDLISLPTISSLHISDDGKKTTFVNRTADWKDNTYKNHIWIYEKDKGKPYEFVEGTSPLWSPDSSKLAYLRTVNGGNQIFVESLDGEGRVQISDEEEGVSAFKWDPAGNGFYYIAQSKESEKIKRRREIYGDFHHAGREYRNHCLYYKGSGENSAAHQLTDGMEFHIDEFDISNDGKKIVLMAAQSPDMKDFINRDLYILDMQAGGLQKLNVDKLLGGGLCFSPDGSKLCYSASIREKEYYQTQIQDNTLEIVDLCTGERIQPLTDIDSTVVPLRWTAKGILIKWQDKTNVCIGLLSEDGSVEMVSKDGFILDASITGDGKYLSYTKARPNETFEVYLDGEKITDENSFFKGKLKSNREVISWKSHDGLEIEGVLTTPAGFDEKGEYPLLVVIHGGPAWASFPIHSGCFNDKYPIETFIEKGFILLEPNYRGSSGYGNEFLKANYRNLGIGDYQDVISGVDALVDKGIADKDRAGVMGWSQGGFISAFCSTYSDRFKAVSVGGGITNWRHHYVTTDIPWFIRMHLGNEPWHDPEVYEKTSPMNYIKSACTPTLIQHGEEDARVPITNAYELYRGLRDMGVETDLVVIKGMAYSSEQPGVNAAVMEQNLGWFSKHVLGESME encoded by the coding sequence ATGAAAATGACCGGAAAAACATATCCAACTATAAAAGACCTCATCTCATTACCAACCATATCAAGCCTCCACATTAGTGACGACGGCAAAAAAACAACCTTCGTCAACCGTACAGCTGACTGGAAAGACAATACATATAAGAATCACATATGGATCTATGAAAAAGATAAGGGGAAACCTTACGAGTTTGTAGAGGGTACGTCCCCTTTATGGTCGCCTGACTCTAGCAAACTCGCATACCTTCGTACGGTTAATGGAGGAAATCAAATTTTTGTAGAGTCATTGGATGGTGAAGGAAGGGTTCAGATCTCAGATGAGGAAGAGGGAGTAAGTGCATTCAAATGGGATCCTGCCGGCAACGGTTTTTATTATATTGCGCAGTCAAAAGAATCTGAGAAAATCAAGAGACGTAGGGAGATCTATGGAGATTTCCATCATGCAGGCAGGGAATATCGGAATCATTGTTTATATTACAAGGGTTCTGGTGAAAACAGCGCGGCGCACCAACTAACTGACGGTATGGAATTTCATATCGATGAATTTGATATTTCAAATGATGGGAAAAAGATTGTATTGATGGCTGCCCAAAGCCCGGATATGAAAGATTTTATTAATCGAGATTTATACATACTAGATATGCAAGCCGGCGGGCTGCAAAAGCTGAATGTCGATAAGCTGCTGGGAGGGGGCCTGTGCTTTTCCCCCGATGGCAGCAAATTATGTTACTCAGCAAGCATAAGGGAGAAGGAGTACTATCAAACTCAAATACAAGACAATACGCTGGAGATAGTCGATCTTTGTACCGGTGAGCGGATTCAGCCTCTCACAGATATTGATAGTACGGTTGTTCCTTTACGGTGGACAGCCAAAGGGATTTTAATCAAATGGCAGGATAAAACGAATGTTTGTATAGGGTTGTTATCCGAGGATGGCTCGGTGGAAATGGTCAGCAAGGATGGCTTTATACTGGATGCATCCATAACAGGGGATGGAAAGTATCTTTCCTATACCAAAGCGCGGCCGAATGAAACCTTTGAAGTCTATTTGGACGGTGAAAAGATAACGGATGAAAACAGCTTTTTTAAAGGAAAGCTTAAAAGCAACAGGGAAGTCATCTCGTGGAAAAGTCATGATGGCCTTGAGATAGAAGGGGTTTTAACAACGCCGGCTGGGTTTGATGAGAAAGGAGAATATCCCTTATTGGTGGTCATTCACGGCGGACCGGCGTGGGCGTCCTTCCCGATCCATTCAGGCTGTTTCAATGATAAGTATCCGATTGAAACTTTTATTGAAAAAGGCTTTATCTTGCTGGAACCAAACTACAGAGGCAGTTCCGGTTACGGCAATGAATTTTTAAAAGCGAACTATCGAAACCTCGGAATCGGTGACTACCAGGATGTGATATCAGGGGTGGATGCCCTCGTTGACAAGGGGATTGCCGATAAGGACCGGGCCGGGGTGATGGGATGGAGCCAGGGGGGATTCATTTCAGCTTTCTGTTCCACCTACAGTGACCGGTTCAAGGCGGTGTCAGTCGGCGGCGGGATCACGAATTGGCGCCACCATTATGTGACTACAGATATCCCTTGGTTTATCAGGATGCATTTAGGAAATGAACCATGGCACGATCCGGAGGTTTACGAGAAAACATCGCCGATGAACTATATTAAATCAGCCTGTACGCCCACTTTGATTCAGCATGGTGAAGAGGATGCAAGGGTTCCGATAACCAATGCATATGAGCTGTATAGAGGATTGAGGGATATGGGAGTGGAAACTGATTTAGTTGTTATTAAAGGAATGGCTTATAGTTCTGAGCAGCCGGGGGTGAATGCGGCTGTTATGGAGCAGAATTTAGGGTGGTTCTCGAAGCATGTGCTTGGGGAGAGTATGGAGTAG
- a CDS encoding sigma-70 family RNA polymerase sigma factor: MQKQNERLVKKAIKGSKNAFEKLVQQHYERIYRTAYLYVHNEEDALDAVQEAAYQAYKSIHSLKHPEYFLTWLTRIVIRCAVDVIRKRGKVVPMNDDYLSNVPDESTPDIEGSSQLLHAIGQLKVNHRTAIILFYYHDYSIKTISTVMDIPENTVKTYLSRGKAELKKVYEKEEERSHG, encoded by the coding sequence GTGCAAAAACAAAACGAACGACTAGTTAAAAAAGCGATAAAAGGCAGTAAGAACGCTTTTGAAAAATTAGTTCAGCAGCACTACGAAAGAATCTACAGGACTGCTTATCTCTATGTACATAACGAAGAAGATGCATTGGATGCCGTACAGGAAGCGGCCTATCAGGCTTATAAATCGATCCATTCGTTGAAGCATCCGGAGTATTTCCTGACATGGCTGACGAGGATTGTGATCCGGTGTGCGGTGGATGTGATCAGGAAACGAGGCAAAGTAGTGCCGATGAACGATGACTATTTGTCCAACGTGCCGGATGAATCCACCCCGGACATTGAAGGGTCATCACAGCTTTTACATGCCATTGGACAGCTGAAAGTGAATCACCGTACCGCCATTATTCTATTCTACTATCATGATTATTCGATCAAGACGATCAGCACTGTGATGGACATCCCGGAGAACACCGTGAAAACCTACTTAAGCAGAGGAAAAGCAGAGTTAAAAAAGGTTTATGAAAAAGAGGAGGAAAGGTCCCATGGATAA
- a CDS encoding DUF4179 domain-containing protein, translating into MDNKELNKAVEQIPVPKEKVLNAISKGINRDGNRGHGKKKKVLAGAASAVAVLGITIASGFVSPAMNHVLANAPLIGGIFQEFNDQRGMGLASQNAVTELNQAVTKNGVTVKLTSAYFDGSVVSITGFVDDGVENGRNEEGEVSFDVNFEHNKGDNDPWLNGQSRDIRKVENGFHFQWKMDYPHETFKENFTLPVTIHNINGIKGEWNFDIPVRQDQNSKVTIDQGQEYPDMGASIRIKEILTAKESSSLVYETTHQYKDDGIRISKAVDEKGNVYRFGNQTILQESEQEGGYHSAVRTEMTKLKAGITSLTFYPQVNITAPREEQLLNIRTFMLKSERLGLGLQVYDVVQQGDQLVLDYQLTGLPENISDHKQEVINHNLEYAFWLVDKDYVSEIDPDNPFPPKHHGITLNKAKVIDQDTGHYQSTFDLKGEEKIQDFNLEDTVLLFEFSSFVSTEELKPFTVEFPVGDE; encoded by the coding sequence ATGGATAATAAGGAGCTAAATAAGGCAGTTGAACAAATTCCGGTGCCGAAAGAAAAAGTATTGAATGCCATTTCCAAAGGGATCAACCGGGACGGGAACAGAGGGCATGGAAAGAAAAAGAAGGTGCTTGCCGGTGCTGCCTCTGCAGTCGCTGTTCTTGGCATCACGATTGCTTCCGGATTTGTAAGTCCTGCGATGAATCATGTCTTGGCCAACGCTCCGTTAATCGGCGGGATTTTTCAAGAATTCAACGATCAAAGGGGGATGGGTCTCGCCAGTCAGAATGCTGTCACCGAACTAAATCAAGCAGTTACGAAAAATGGAGTAACGGTCAAATTGACCTCTGCTTATTTTGATGGAAGTGTCGTGTCCATCACCGGATTTGTGGACGACGGAGTTGAAAATGGCCGGAACGAAGAAGGCGAAGTCAGTTTTGACGTGAACTTTGAACACAATAAGGGAGACAATGATCCCTGGCTGAACGGTCAGTCACGGGATATAAGGAAAGTGGAAAATGGGTTTCATTTTCAATGGAAAATGGACTACCCCCATGAAACATTTAAGGAGAATTTCACTCTTCCTGTAACGATCCATAATATCAACGGTATTAAGGGAGAATGGAATTTTGATATTCCGGTTAGGCAGGATCAAAATAGCAAAGTTACGATTGATCAAGGGCAGGAGTATCCGGACATGGGGGCCAGCATCAGGATCAAAGAGATTCTTACCGCAAAAGAATCGTCTTCCCTTGTTTATGAAACCACGCACCAATATAAGGATGATGGCATAAGGATTTCAAAAGCGGTTGATGAGAAAGGGAATGTGTATAGGTTTGGAAACCAAACGATACTTCAGGAGTCGGAACAAGAAGGTGGTTATCATAGTGCCGTTCGGACAGAGATGACCAAGCTGAAGGCCGGAATCACTTCCCTGACTTTTTATCCGCAGGTAAATATAACAGCTCCAAGAGAAGAGCAGCTCCTCAATATAAGGACATTTATGTTAAAAAGCGAGCGCCTAGGATTAGGGCTACAAGTATATGATGTCGTGCAGCAGGGCGATCAATTAGTCTTGGATTATCAACTTACCGGGCTTCCGGAGAACATAAGTGATCATAAACAAGAAGTGATCAATCATAACCTGGAATACGCTTTCTGGCTGGTCGATAAAGATTATGTATCAGAAATTGATCCGGACAATCCATTTCCGCCTAAACATCATGGCATTACATTAAATAAAGCAAAGGTAATCGATCAAGACACTGGACATTACCAATCTACATTCGATTTGAAAGGAGAAGAAAAGATACAAGACTTTAATCTGGAAGATACAGTCCTCCTGTTTGAATTCTCATCGTTTGTTTCTACGGAGGAGTTGAAACCATTTACGGTTGAATTTCCGGTGGGGGATGAATAG
- a CDS encoding VOC family protein encodes MSKPIVNQIGAAFIPVSDVERARVWYCDILGLPSDGEILFGHLYILPMNGTDIVLDSKIYSEETIYKVPPFHLNTHNIEEAYEYMKSKNVEITTGIEGNWFNFKDPDRNHLMICQC; translated from the coding sequence ATGTCAAAACCAATCGTAAATCAAATCGGAGCTGCCTTCATTCCTGTGAGTGACGTTGAAAGGGCACGCGTCTGGTATTGTGACATATTGGGCTTACCGTCAGATGGAGAGATTTTATTCGGTCACCTGTACATACTGCCTATGAACGGAACGGATATCGTATTGGACAGTAAAATCTATTCTGAGGAAACGATTTATAAAGTTCCGCCTTTTCATTTAAACACACATAATATCGAAGAAGCCTATGAATATATGAAAAGCAAAAATGTAGAAATCACAACCGGCATTGAAGGGAATTGGTTCAATTTTAAAGATCCGGACAGGAATCATTTGATGATTTGTCAGTGTTAG
- a CDS encoding processed acidic surface protein, with the protein MKRLLSLVLVLVLGLGAVPGMTYAIESNDPDFEDFLKNIEWEKQDYIDYLESKEWYLEDYESVEDLGTPLSEESVQLVLQEFDLSREELNELLVEYGDIEEGQDVLDGTWIIFSEELHEYVDFYLNGWEGTPIDDENLMQLMKDYGFDSIEALEQFLKENEDSIENYQYIEDLELAVDIYVNGGANLDEVYGLFTEIGLTDDELEKLFAHFETLAFEDPAFLDQLIQLSERMMAFEEFETAEELTAGQIAELMDIFHELLQLFELETSYYLVKDDEKQAVSFETLMTMDTTNGYNLLMELYNKQGNFLADLLLTADMFGSELIQETGKDMKQAEEIVTAATPSGSEPLVKTVKGGKLPKTASDYVGNTFVGLAFVLVGAFLFRRFRVKGI; encoded by the coding sequence ATGAAGCGTTTACTTTCGCTAGTTTTGGTATTGGTTTTGGGCTTGGGAGCTGTACCGGGAATGACATACGCGATTGAGTCTAATGACCCGGATTTTGAAGATTTTTTGAAAAATATTGAGTGGGAAAAGCAGGATTATATCGATTATCTTGAAAGCAAAGAATGGTATTTGGAAGATTATGAGTCTGTGGAAGATCTCGGTACACCACTTTCAGAGGAATCTGTTCAGCTGGTACTACAGGAATTCGACCTGAGTCGAGAAGAGTTGAATGAACTTCTAGTTGAATATGGAGATATAGAAGAGGGACAAGATGTGTTGGATGGCACATGGATCATCTTTTCGGAAGAACTTCATGAGTATGTCGATTTCTATTTGAACGGCTGGGAAGGTACTCCGATTGATGATGAAAACCTTATGCAGCTGATGAAAGATTATGGTTTTGACTCTATAGAAGCACTGGAGCAATTTTTAAAAGAGAATGAAGATTCCATTGAAAACTATCAGTATATCGAAGATCTTGAGCTCGCTGTTGATATCTATGTGAACGGTGGAGCAAATTTAGATGAAGTATATGGCCTCTTCACTGAGATTGGCCTGACGGATGACGAACTTGAGAAGCTGTTTGCTCATTTTGAAACGCTTGCGTTTGAAGATCCTGCTTTCCTGGATCAATTAATCCAGCTAAGCGAGAGAATGATGGCGTTTGAAGAATTTGAAACTGCTGAAGAACTTACAGCAGGACAAATTGCAGAGCTTATGGATATATTTCATGAGTTACTTCAACTCTTTGAGTTGGAAACTTCGTATTACCTTGTGAAAGATGATGAAAAACAAGCCGTTTCATTTGAAACTCTGATGACGATGGACACGACAAATGGATATAATCTTTTGATGGAACTATACAACAAGCAAGGGAATTTCCTGGCTGATCTGCTGCTGACGGCAGACATGTTTGGCTCTGAGCTCATTCAAGAGACCGGGAAGGACATGAAACAGGCAGAGGAAATTGTGACGGCTGCAACACCAAGTGGATCGGAACCACTTGTCAAAACAGTCAAAGGCGGAAAGCTTCCGAAGACAGCTTCTGATTATGTAGGCAATACATTCGTTGGCCTGGCATTTGTTTTAGTTGGTGCTTTCTTATTCAGGCGCTTTAGAGTCAAAGGGATTTAA
- a CDS encoding class D sortase: MVKRSKRLVPLLLSVGFIIFGAWFTGTNAYTFLKGYLLYKTGQVNAEDYTSKPELKEKEQSSEQEKVSLYAERPEKGENIGELIIPKLEAKLPIFHGTHEDELDKGVGHFAGSVLPGEEDNTVLSGHRDTVFRKMGEVGIGDLLVVQTSAGEFTYKVKKVRIVDKNDRTVIVPKPRATLTVSTCYPFNFIGASPERYILVADLISSKKE, encoded by the coding sequence ATGGTCAAACGCAGCAAGCGTCTCGTACCCCTTTTATTGTCTGTTGGTTTCATTATATTCGGAGCATGGTTTACCGGGACGAATGCCTATACCTTTTTAAAAGGGTATCTGCTCTATAAAACTGGACAAGTAAACGCTGAAGATTATACATCGAAGCCTGAGTTGAAAGAGAAGGAACAGAGCAGTGAACAAGAGAAGGTCTCCCTTTACGCCGAACGTCCAGAAAAGGGAGAAAATATTGGAGAGCTGATTATCCCGAAGCTTGAGGCAAAGCTGCCGATCTTTCACGGGACACATGAAGATGAGCTGGATAAAGGAGTGGGGCATTTCGCCGGCAGTGTCCTGCCTGGTGAGGAAGATAATACTGTCCTGTCAGGTCATCGTGACACTGTCTTTCGTAAAATGGGTGAGGTGGGGATAGGAGACCTGCTAGTTGTGCAGACATCTGCGGGGGAATTTACGTACAAAGTCAAAAAAGTACGCATCGTTGACAAGAATGACAGGACGGTCATCGTCCCAAAGCCAAGGGCGACCCTGACTGTTTCCACATGCTACCCGTTTAATTTTATCGGTGCATCACCAGAGCGTTATATACTTGTAGCGGATCTGATTTCGTCAAAAAAAGAATGA
- a CDS encoding phosphotransferase family protein, translated as MSKIVDIFISEVTKDCEHLCSLVSIHPFASGVENCVLIGQTLEWGKVVIRVPWDTMSRNQTKKSASRAGLEKEYKLTTFSYQHHLPAPIIYLFHQGKEVDFIIQEYVSGDKENAAPLNEMGKFVKVLHQIEVPPQFLRDAHEAISERLIKNAKEFNLIFNPTLSLPHVEELKEIFESYPSKSRLLHMDIRPENILFRNKKVVGIFDWTNSLAGDPVLELMRIKEYGFLGSEFIEGYHEFESEIQRVPEMVRWLYQLDTSLMLILLFKELGETEQERRSLVSLKALYNKIKKAS; from the coding sequence ATGAGTAAGATCGTAGACATTTTTATAAGTGAAGTCACAAAAGATTGTGAGCATTTATGCAGTTTGGTCAGCATTCACCCATTTGCTTCAGGAGTAGAAAATTGTGTTCTGATCGGGCAGACGCTTGAATGGGGTAAAGTAGTGATCAGGGTACCTTGGGATACGATGAGCAGGAATCAGACAAAGAAGAGTGCTTCGAGAGCAGGACTTGAGAAAGAATATAAATTAACGACGTTTAGCTATCAGCATCACCTGCCCGCTCCTATAATCTATCTCTTCCATCAAGGAAAAGAAGTCGATTTCATCATTCAAGAGTATGTCTCCGGTGATAAAGAGAACGCTGCCCCTTTAAACGAGATGGGGAAGTTTGTAAAAGTGCTGCACCAAATAGAAGTTCCACCTCAATTCCTGCGTGATGCGCACGAAGCAATATCAGAACGACTGATCAAAAATGCAAAAGAATTTAATTTAATTTTCAATCCAACACTTTCACTTCCACATGTGGAAGAATTAAAGGAAATATTCGAGTCTTATCCTTCTAAATCCAGATTATTACATATGGATATCCGCCCTGAAAACATCCTATTTAGAAATAAGAAAGTAGTGGGTATCTTTGATTGGACCAATTCCTTGGCAGGCGATCCCGTACTGGAGTTGATGAGAATTAAAGAGTACGGTTTCTTAGGCAGCGAATTTATAGAAGGATATCACGAGTTTGAGAGTGAAATTCAACGGGTGCCTGAAATGGTACGGTGGCTTTACCAGCTTGATACGAGCCTTATGCTGATTCTTTTGTTTAAAGAGTTGGGTGAAACTGAACAGGAGAGACGTTCTCTAGTGAGCCTTAAAGCCCTCTATAATAAAATTAAAAAGGCTTCATAA
- a CDS encoding HAD family hydrolase, with translation MKAIIFDFDGTLADTLPVCFYAFQSVFKEFDDIEVSSDEIKSMFGPSETGIIKENLKNSNRDEAIDLYYQKYNEKHGELVMANKEVDDLLQSLKKQGYKLGIVTGKARKSLAISLDHLNMNEVFDVIITGDDVSIPKPHPEGLNQALTLLNVTNEEALFIGDSDADIEAGKKAKVRTVGVQWLPNYQTQDFSIQPDQTFSCVSEFKESL, from the coding sequence ATGAAAGCGATTATTTTTGACTTTGACGGGACGCTTGCTGATACGCTGCCGGTTTGCTTCTATGCATTTCAATCAGTGTTCAAGGAGTTTGATGACATCGAAGTTTCTTCCGATGAAATCAAGTCCATGTTTGGGCCATCGGAAACAGGCATTATTAAGGAAAATCTGAAGAACTCCAACCGGGATGAAGCGATTGATTTGTATTATCAGAAATACAATGAAAAGCATGGAGAGCTGGTCATGGCCAATAAAGAAGTGGATGACTTGCTTCAATCATTAAAAAAACAAGGATACAAATTAGGTATTGTAACTGGAAAGGCAAGAAAAAGTCTCGCCATTTCACTGGATCATCTCAATATGAATGAAGTATTTGACGTCATCATTACCGGTGATGATGTATCCATTCCAAAACCTCATCCCGAGGGATTGAATCAGGCATTGACATTGCTTAACGTCACGAACGAAGAAGCTCTATTTATCGGCGATAGTGATGCTGATATTGAAGCTGGTAAAAAAGCAAAAGTACGGACCGTCGGAGTCCAGTGGCTGCCGAATTATCAGACCCAGGATTTTAGCATTCAACCAGATCAGACTTTTAGTTGTGTAAGTGAATTCAAGGAATCACTTTAA
- a CDS encoding alpha/beta hydrolase — protein MFKIIIAKLLRILPNQAKKTPMLPQQEVEIKKDVVVETSVQPTTVSLYYPLVTKQKKFPVYINFHGGAFIMNEKEMDDPYCRYLANEAECVVLNVDYAKAPEFPFPKPIQQGYDILQWVRGKADELNIDADKIMVGGQSSGGNIAAALCLYLEEKGDDQPLLQVLSCPMLDFVTPHGDKPEPDKWRARYPQVAHFLNMCYVPLKEQAEHPHASPVRAEVRGRLAPALILIAENDAFRPEAECYAAKLKAAGISVQDELFEGCSHAFTHLGPKERAEEAWQLIAGKIEAVAGSEQH, from the coding sequence ATGTTCAAAATTATCATTGCAAAATTACTGCGGATCCTCCCCAATCAGGCGAAAAAAACCCCTATGCTTCCCCAGCAGGAGGTGGAGATAAAAAAAGATGTGGTAGTCGAAACATCTGTTCAACCCACTACGGTATCCCTCTATTATCCTCTAGTAACAAAACAGAAAAAGTTCCCTGTCTATATTAACTTCCATGGCGGGGCGTTCATCATGAATGAGAAGGAGATGGACGATCCTTATTGCCGGTATCTTGCCAATGAGGCGGAATGTGTGGTGCTGAATGTCGATTATGCAAAAGCACCGGAGTTCCCTTTTCCGAAACCGATCCAACAGGGCTATGACATTCTTCAATGGGTGAGGGGGAAAGCCGATGAGTTGAATATTGATGCGGATAAGATCATGGTTGGCGGGCAGAGTTCAGGGGGGAATATCGCAGCAGCCCTCTGTCTCTACCTTGAAGAGAAAGGGGACGATCAGCCGCTTCTTCAAGTGCTGTCCTGCCCGATGCTGGATTTTGTCACCCCGCATGGGGATAAACCGGAACCGGATAAGTGGCGTGCCCGCTATCCTCAAGTGGCCCATTTTCTGAACATGTGTTACGTACCCTTAAAAGAACAAGCGGAGCATCCTCACGCTTCCCCGGTTCGTGCAGAGGTGAGAGGCCGCTTAGCCCCAGCCCTGATTCTCATAGCCGAGAACGACGCATTCAGGCCCGAAGCGGAATGTTATGCTGCGAAATTAAAAGCAGCGGGGATAAGCGTTCAGGATGAACTGTTTGAAGGGTGTTCACATGCTTTTACGCATCTAGGGCCAAAGGAAAGAGCTGAAGAGGCTTGGCAGTTGATTGCAGGGAAGATCGAAGCAGTGGCCGGCTCAGAGCAACATTGA
- a CDS encoding phytoene/squalene synthase family protein produces MDIEQRQADFVYCENIIKKHSKSFYYAFSKLPVEKAHAVYAIYAFCRMADECADGKHSSKKKVQLLKQLKKELDLFNDHEELDKPLWRALRHVFNTFEMDIGPFYDQLTGQSMDLTFTTPNTMKELERYSYYVAGSVGLMLLPVIASESSADLQSSVISLGVAMQLTNILRDIGEDYHEKHRIYLPKDELNLFQYSQSDLHKGKINEEFINLWEKLAARAESLYSEFLLNIELFDADSRIPVYLSAHIYKGILDAVRNNGYQCMTERNFVTKEKMTQIHDAASILDLREGDALTVEK; encoded by the coding sequence ATGGACATAGAGCAGCGGCAAGCGGATTTTGTTTATTGTGAAAACATCATAAAAAAACATTCCAAAAGCTTTTATTACGCATTTTCAAAGCTCCCTGTTGAAAAAGCACATGCCGTTTATGCGATCTATGCTTTTTGCAGGATGGCAGATGAGTGTGCAGACGGAAAACATTCATCCAAGAAAAAAGTTCAGCTCCTGAAACAATTAAAGAAAGAGCTTGATTTGTTCAATGATCATGAGGAACTGGATAAACCACTGTGGCGCGCACTCAGACACGTATTTAATACGTTTGAAATGGATATCGGCCCGTTTTATGACCAGCTCACCGGGCAGTCCATGGATCTCACTTTTACAACCCCGAACACGATGAAGGAACTGGAACGATACAGTTACTATGTAGCTGGGTCTGTCGGTTTGATGCTTCTGCCTGTCATTGCTTCGGAATCTTCAGCAGATTTGCAGTCGTCCGTGATCAGTCTTGGCGTCGCCATGCAACTAACGAATATCCTGCGTGATATCGGCGAAGATTACCATGAGAAACACCGCATCTATCTACCCAAAGACGAACTAAACCTTTTTCAATATTCCCAGAGTGATTTACATAAGGGCAAGATCAATGAAGAATTCATAAACCTATGGGAGAAACTTGCTGCAAGGGCCGAATCACTATATAGCGAGTTTTTATTAAATATAGAACTGTTTGACGCTGATAGCCGAATACCCGTCTACCTGTCTGCCCATATTTATAAAGGCATACTTGATGCTGTCAGGAACAATGGCTACCAGTGTATGACGGAACGGAACTTTGTGACTAAAGAAAAAATGACCCAGATCCATGATGCAGCAAGCATCCTTGATTTGCGGGAAGGAGATGCATTAACAGTTGAAAAATAA
- a CDS encoding NAD(P)/FAD-dependent oxidoreductase yields the protein MKNKSVLVIGGGLGGLSAAISLAQAGYDVSLYEKNNHIGGKLNRLDQDGFGFDLGPSILTMPQIFEKLFAASGKSMQDYVRIEKLDHQWRSFFPDGNVIDLYEDLKDMQEKNPSLNEKDIREYQNLLDYSKTLYDMTDKTYFQHGVDRTREIMKHTGLFSAIKNFDLFSTVHGAIDKRISNEQFRDMLSYFIKYVGSSPYDAPAVLNMMIYMQHDQGVWYVPGGLNKLADGLVKLAEEVGVSFNLGKPIVKLEKKDGEITGALLEDGTTLTADYFVSNMEVIPVYERLLKEESHYIKKLKKKFEPASSGLVMHLGVKKSYPQLRHHNFFFAENMKEQMQSIFHRRELPEDPVIYLVNVNKTDPTQAPPGHENIKVLPHIPFIRAENPFTQQDYERFAERTLIKLEKMGLEDLRENIVTKDMWTPEDIRRTYGSDRGAIYGTVSDKKKNKGFKHPKQSERYDNLYFVGGTVNPGGGMPMVTLSGQLVGKKIVERDASHA from the coding sequence TTGAAAAATAAATCCGTACTCGTCATCGGAGGCGGACTCGGTGGACTGTCGGCTGCAATTTCACTTGCACAGGCAGGATACGATGTCTCCTTATATGAAAAAAACAATCACATCGGCGGAAAATTGAACCGGCTGGATCAGGATGGTTTTGGCTTCGATCTCGGCCCGTCCATCCTGACGATGCCGCAGATTTTTGAAAAATTGTTTGCCGCCAGCGGGAAATCCATGCAGGACTACGTCCGGATTGAGAAGCTGGATCATCAGTGGCGCTCCTTTTTCCCAGATGGAAATGTCATAGACTTATATGAAGATTTGAAGGACATGCAAGAGAAGAACCCTTCCTTAAATGAAAAGGATATCCGTGAATATCAGAATCTGCTGGACTATTCGAAAACGCTTTATGACATGACGGATAAAACCTATTTCCAGCATGGTGTCGACAGGACGAGGGAAATCATGAAGCATACGGGCCTGTTCAGTGCGATAAAGAACTTTGATTTGTTTTCGACGGTCCACGGCGCCATCGATAAACGGATCAGCAATGAACAGTTCCGCGATATGCTTTCCTATTTCATCAAGTATGTCGGTTCGTCCCCTTACGATGCTCCGGCCGTGTTGAATATGATGATCTACATGCAGCACGACCAAGGTGTCTGGTATGTGCCCGGCGGATTGAACAAGCTCGCGGACGGCCTTGTGAAGCTGGCTGAAGAAGTGGGCGTCAGCTTCAATCTCGGAAAGCCGATCGTCAAACTTGAGAAGAAGGACGGCGAGATCACGGGAGCCTTATTGGAAGACGGGACCACGCTGACGGCGGATTATTTCGTTTCCAATATGGAAGTCATCCCGGTTTACGAGAGACTGCTGAAGGAAGAAAGCCATTATATAAAAAAATTGAAAAAGAAATTCGAACCTGCGAGCTCAGGACTCGTCATGCATCTTGGCGTGAAGAAAAGCTATCCGCAGCTGCGCCATCATAATTTCTTTTTTGCTGAAAATATGAAGGAGCAGATGCAATCGATCTTCCATCGCCGTGAATTGCCGGAGGACCCGGTCATTTATCTGGTGAACGTCAATAAGACCGATCCGACCCAGGCCCCTCCAGGACATGAGAATATAAAAGTGCTGCCGCACATTCCTTTTATCCGGGCTGAAAACCCGTTTACACAGCAGGACTATGAACGATTCGCTGAGCGGACACTGATTAAATTGGAAAAAATGGGCCTCGAGGACTTGCGTGAAAATATCGTCACGAAGGATATGTGGACACCGGAAGATATCAGGCGGACGTATGGCTCCGACCGCGGTGCAATCTACGGGACTGTTTCGGACAAAAAGAAGAATAAAGGCTTCAAGCATCCGAAACAGAGTGAACGCTATGACAATCTTTATTTCGTCGGAGGGACGGTGAACCCGGGCGGCGGAA